The DNA window GTCACAAAACATGATGCGGCGGTCTGCGTTCCAGCCGTCAAGTAACGCCGGCAGTTTCTGCAGATCAGTGACCTCGGGCACAAAGGTGCCGCCGCATTGCTCGGCGGCCTCCACTGCATGGGCCTGCAGCCTGTCACGCTGAATGCGGCCGGCATTGGTAAAGGCCGTCTGCACCGGAATGATCCTCGCCGCGCCCAGTTCGGCGGCTTTTTCCACGATGAAATCCGTGCGGGCCTTTTTGATCGGCGCAAACATCAGCCACAGATCAGGCGGCATCCGCAAAGGCCGCGTCTGTTCCAGAACCCGCAGCGTACCGCCGCGTTTGCCCGCCTGCTCGAGCTGCGCAAGCCATTCACCGCATTTGCCATCAAAGACCAGCAGGTGATCGCCCGCGCCCTGACGCATCACACCAAAAAGGTAGTGAGCCTGCTCACGCGACAGAGGAAGCGTTTGCGCCTCCCCCAAAGGGTGCTCTACATAAAGCCGGATTTTAGCTGATACATCACGCTCCATGAGGGGAACATATGCAAGAGCCCAAGCCAGCACCAGATGGTCAGGTCGCGGATGCGGTAAAAGACAACTGGGTGGACCTTTATGCACCCGGCCCTGCGCGCCCCTATCTGCGTCTGAGCCGGGCGGACCGGCCGATCGGTACCTGGCTCTTGCTGATCCCCTGCTGGTGGGGGCTGGCTCTGGCCATTCATTTCGACGGGCAGATGCGGCTTTACGACCTGTGGATCGCTCTGGGCTGTGGAATCGGTGCCTGGCTGATGCGCGGTGCAGGCTGTACCTGGAACGATATCTCGGACCGCGACTATGACGGCGCGGTCGAACGCACCCGCTCGCGGCCCATTCCCGCAGGGCAGGTCAGCGTCACCGGTGCGGTAATCTGGATGTGTCTGCAGGCGCTTGTGGCTTTTGGCATACTGCTCACGTTTAACACGGCAGCCATTCTGCTCGGGGTTCTGGCGTTGCTGCCTGTGGCGATCTATCCCTTTGCCAAACGCTTCACCTGGTGGCCGCA is part of the Roseobacter ponti genome and encodes:
- the ubiA gene encoding 4-hydroxybenzoate octaprenyltransferase, coding for MQEPKPAPDGQVADAVKDNWVDLYAPGPARPYLRLSRADRPIGTWLLLIPCWWGLALAIHFDGQMRLYDLWIALGCGIGAWLMRGAGCTWNDISDRDYDGAVERTRSRPIPAGQVSVTGAVIWMCLQALVAFGILLTFNTAAILLGVLALLPVAIYPFAKRFTWWPQVFLGLAFNWGALLAWTAHTGELGAPAVVLYFSGIAWTLFYDTIYAHQDTEDDALIGIKSTARLFGDKTGPWLRRFLVVTVGLMGLAVIFALQPGGNILAMVVGLAGPWAMGWHMAWQLRGLDIENNDKLLQLFRCNRDTGFIPLIFFVAALLV
- a CDS encoding 16S rRNA (uracil(1498)-N(3))-methyltransferase is translated as MERDVSAKIRLYVEHPLGEAQTLPLSREQAHYLFGVMRQGAGDHLLVFDGKCGEWLAQLEQAGKRGGTLRVLEQTRPLRMPPDLWLMFAPIKKARTDFIVEKAAELGAARIIPVQTAFTNAGRIQRDRLQAHAVEAAEQCGGTFVPEVTDLQKLPALLDGWNADRRIMFCDEAAPSGAPVLPDAPGPWAVLIGPEGGFSDAERQRLRGLSHAHPVSLGPRILRADTAAVAALTLWQQALGDWT